One stretch of Diabrotica undecimpunctata isolate CICGRU chromosome 5, icDiaUnde3, whole genome shotgun sequence DNA includes these proteins:
- the LOC140442468 gene encoding uncharacterized protein produces the protein MKIDNKTIYYSGNNRRQHWNEVGIIVSEGTEKCTKNVVYHSDRMLLLQLHGSPFNINIIQVYAPKTDKPDTKIEEFYGDLQGLNDLNAKVGKGRSENIIGEHGLGQRNERSVRLFQFCQEQNITIMNAWFKLPARRLYTWKSPQENNKHCVRNQMDYIMINQRYRNSIQSAITYPGADVPSDHTLLVAKFKNTLKSIKRKKTEQKSDMSLLKDIETRQKISQELNHECRELKNRQKKNDVPEESDDLNQIWKELKIVFLKAEDHLKYTNQRGKKPWITNKILEMMNVKRQHKNKDWNKYKEIQRLIRKKIVEAKAQWLVKTCEEIKDLQNKHDDRLLHKKIKEMCGIRNARQCGTITSPDDRVLTTIEEISVEWSLEEVLVRYKHDAQWLSSTEQLKKWLLSNAPLFTS, from the exons ATGAAAATTGACAACAAGACAATATACTACTCAGGTAACAATCGAAGACAGCATTGGAATGAAGTTGGTATCATCGTAAGCGAAGGTACAGAAAAATGCACTAAAAACGTGGTCTACCACTCGGATCGTATGCTACTTCTACAATTACATGGAAGTCCATTTAATATCAATATCATACAGGTATATGCTCCAAAAACTGATAAACCCGACACTAAAATTGAAGAGTTCTACGGAGACCTACAAGGACTAAATGACCTCAATGCAAAAGTGGGAAAAGGTAGATCTGAGAATATCATTGGAGAACATGGATTAGGTCAGCGAAATGAAAGAAGCGTTAGGCTGTttcaattttgccaagaacaGAATATTACTATTATGAATGCATGGTTCAAATTACCTGCGCGCAGACTATATACATGGAAATcgccacaagaaaataataaacattGCGTCAGAAACCAAATGGATTATATCATGATCAACCAGAGATACCGAAATAGCATACAAAGCGCAATAACTTACCCCGGTGCAGATGTCCCTTCCGACCACACCTTGCTCGTCGCCAAATTCAAAAACACGTTAAAAagcataaaaagaaagaagacaGAACAGAAATCAGACATGAGCTTACTCAAGGATATAGAAACGAGACAGAAGATATCACAAGAACTTAACCACGAATGTCGAgaacttaaaaacagacaaaagaaaaatgatGTACCAGAAGAATCCGACGACTTAAACCAAATATGGAAAGAACTTAAGATTGTATTTCTAAAAGCTGAAGACCACCTTAAATACACGAATCAAAGAGGAAAGAAACCATGGATAaccaataaaatattagaaatgatGAATGTGAAACGACAACACAAGAACAAAGActggaataaatataaagaaatacaaagactaataagaaaaaagatagtAGAAGCAAAAGCACAGTGGCTTGTAAAAACTTGCGAAGAGATAAAAGACCTACAGAATAAACATGATGATAgacttctccataagaaaattaaagaaatgtgtGGGATCAGAAACGCTAGGCAGTGTGGCACAATAACAAGCCCGGATGATAGAGTCCTgaccacaatagaagaaataagcgTTGAATG GAGTTTGGAAGAAGTGCTTGTGAGATATAAACACGATGCTCAGTGGCTATCTTCTACTGAGCAGCTAAAGAAGTGGCTACTTTCTAATGCTCCTTTGTTCACAAGCTAG